DNA from Branchiostoma lanceolatum isolate klBraLanc5 chromosome 6, klBraLanc5.hap2, whole genome shotgun sequence:
ACATTGCTGTGTTGTAAACACAAGTCAGGACAATACATGTCTTTGAAGGGCATAGTGGGCTTAGTTGCATTCCTTGTATGGGGTATGACTCATGTACTAAGAAGAATGTAAATGCAGTACAGCAAACTCAGTCTGGAACTCACTTATTTGTACCTGGTCATCTTTATCTAAACTCGGAATGTATAACACCGTTTGAAAGCATTTTTCTGCGGAGCAAGAGTCATCCAAATGATCGAATCAATTTAGTATCTAAAACATAATTCCGAAACCAGGTGTATTTGTTGAAAATGTTCGGTACAACATGATTAATAATttcccttccaacatctgcttggagaataggacgTTCAAGCAGTAAGTGTAGATATTGGCAACACCTTTTATAATACATGTGTGCATATTAGAATAAAGATTGTTCTTTGACAGAACGTTAAATGAGCATTTTCCCGCTCATTTCATTCGGCACATGTGCGAAGAAATCATTCTCACATCCGGTTAGTTGTTTTATTCACCAAAATATTTGAGGGTTGCTCCCTCGCAAGAATACCAAAACGTTACGTGTGTAAATCACAATCATTTATTGGAAATGATACAGTGCAACAAATAGAAAAAATCTTTTaacagaaaacatgtacaagGTTAATCTAAAACTTATAACATCTTTGAACTCCAAGTTAGAATGATTATATAGAAGTTAGTACTAAGATTATCGgtcaaaatcaaatactgtaaatgcagaaatgtccgcggtagttttatattcgcggttttcgcggtttaccgtgaactcaaaaccacagcgaaaagcaGTTCCATTgagtgactgtagcgctaccatcgtttcaaacgcgaactcaaaaccaccgcgaaattaaatccccgcgaacatttctgtatttacagtacaataACTTCAATAACTAATATCTACTGACACATCCAAATTTATAAGAGCTTCAACAAACAGAACCGATACCTTTCTGTACAACAGGGACAAAATCTAGCTCTATCATCAATGGTTAAACATTGCAGAAAATATCTAAACATCTAAGGCCTTAAACGATTCGATTCGTCAATCATAGAAGAGTACACTTTGCCATATGTTTGGGCTCGTTTCAATGAGCAGATCGAAAGACACACTTTTCTACCTCTCGTTTCAGCTACGTATACCCTAACACATACGCTATACTTAGTAACTCTCTATGGTTGTTACACTGATATGCATGGCAGTTCGCTAGTGTTGAGTTCGCATGTGTTGTTTCAGACTATCCAGCAGGCTGAAGGATTCCATACACTTCTCACActggtacggtttctcaccagtatgagttcgCACGTGTCTCTTTAGAGTACCCAGCCGACTGAATCGTTTGCCACACTTCTCACACaggtacggtttctcaccagtgtgggtctgAATGTGGTTTTTCAGAGTACCCAGCCcactgaactgtttgccgcactcctcacatctatacagtttctcaccagtgtgagttcgcatgtgagtCTTTAGAACATACAGCTGACTGAAGCTTTTGTTGCAGTTTTCACActggtacggtttctcaccactgTGAGTTCGCATATGTTGTTTCAGATAACAAGGCAGGCTGAAGGATTTCATACATTTCTCACAttggtagggtttctcaccagtgtgagtctgcatgtgggTCTTTAGAGTACTGAGCcgactgaactgtttgccacactcctcacatctgtacggcttttcaccagtgtgagttcgcatgtgagtctttagagcacccagctcactgaactgacTGCCACACTCCTTACActggtacggtttctcaccagtgtgagtccgcacgTGTATCTTTAGAGTACTCAGCcgactgaactgtttgccacactccTTACActggtacggtttctcaccagtgtgagtacgAATATGGTTCTTCAGAGTACTCAGCTCACTGAAACGTTTGCCGCAatcctcacatctgtacggcttctcaccagtgtgagtccgcttGTGTCTAATCAGATCTCTCTGCAAACTGAACTGCTTGTTGCATTCCTCACAGTTGTGTTGTTTCTCCCttgtttcatttcttgttttttcaccAGTGCAGGGCTGCGTTTGTATATCCATGTTGTTGATCTCATCGCTGCCACGCTgtggcttgttgttgttgataaaaCATTCCCCAAGCTTTTTACTGTTCTCCATGACGGCCCAATGGCTGTATAAAGAGAGATGTTCAGTCAACATAATTCATCGAAAGGGCGCAGAAcacaatacacctttctcacgtggcggacatgatagaaggaagacgaggccaatgaggcaaagaagcaacaaaaaattgcagatttagttttcctcctaaataaCATTACGTTTTAAAATTTGATATCCAGGTATCGATATcataactaatgtaatgcacaaaaaagatcCAATAATTTATAGTTTCGGTGACCCGTCCCatagtccccgccctcctccgtcaaaacgtagaaatgcaaatatttgacggtcatggaACCACTTCCTCAtcggtcgattctctaattatcaggtaatcattggctaaactataattgtgattgacatcggtctaatgtttggcacaagggcctcgtttccattctatcatgtccgccgcgtgagaaaggtctatatggtcaataagcccattcgtagattcgagtacgcatgtgctgtgtcaaaggtgaaagcccctGAGACGCAGTTAAAAGCAATGCGGGCATtgtttgatatgcaaattaaggcaATGCTCGAGACATAACTTTCTATAAGgcagggccttcacctttgacactgcacatgcacactCGAAtatacgaatgggcttatactGGTTCGGGTATAAAAGGGccgtataagctagttcggagttgttactacgcatgtgcagtgtcaaaggtgaaggcccccggcttgaaaacagtgctcgtctcgacattgtctagatttgcatcaCAACACCCCgccgggttttgttcacgtctggggggccttcacctttgacactgcacatgcgtagtaagaactccgaactagcttatagattCTTCTGTGCCTCATAGCAAGGTAGTCTtcgcacatctgactgcaaccgttttaaaagctatttagtgaggatgctcctaccgtacttgatgacaacgagttccattctactatggttctcggaaaatacgaatttttgaacacatcaatccttggctgataagaCTAgaacttaaaagcatgactatttctagtgctcttctgagctggcattagatacttataagtcggtacgtccacaagttacGTATACGTATACTTACAATATACGTAACGCTCCAAACCATTCAAAAGACTGCAGGATGTCTTGATGTCCGCGTCTTCAGAGCCGGAAAGTAACCCGGAAACTGATAGGAATTGTGGCCATGGCGGATTGTAACAGCTGTGACCTTTTATCCTGATATGTAATCATAATCAAATTTAATTAGTAGTAGATTAAGTACTTTGCGCTGATTGGTTGGAATATATTATGATGATCATCAGTTATTGGTAACGATCCCATAGCCcatatcatgtatgtatgtgtgtgtttgtttgtgtgtgtgtgtttgtgtgtttgtgtgtgtgtgtgtgtgtgtgtgtgtgtgtgtgcgcgtgcacGTGTGTGTAACTCGAGAATCTGTTGATGGACGTATGATATAGGGTAAGTGTATAATTGTGTGTTTATAAACACGTACATTGAGCTTGGTGTGCAACAAGTCGTACTAGAGGCTCTAGTCTCTTTGTCAACATTTAACGGGAACACGGTCCATGCATGTCCAGACATACATTCTTGAAGCATACGCACAGTCCTTCTGTAAAGggtaacatgtattttgtaccgTGACTAAATTCAGCTTCAATTtgtaatgtaacagttactcatatTACTGAAATCAAAGCTTCACGGGCGTGTAAATTTCATATTTCTAGCGTTTCGGCGTTACGACACGAGAAAGCGACGGCTGCGTTTTTTTCGTGCTAGTGGCACAAGGAATGGTAAATCGTTATAACGTATACCAAACTATAAAAATACTAGGTTATTGTTGGATAAAGCAGTCTTGAAATGTTGGAGGTTGTGagaaaaaaagcccagtctTCAAGTTCGCTAGGATTAAGTGACCAATGATACACAGAACTATATTATACTGACCAATGGCTAACGTTTATCTGACAAAGAAAGATTATTTATTTCTGTGCAACATAACAACAGACAACCAATCTCTATCACAACCACAAGTCGGTTGCTATTTTATTATGcccgttcatgatgcaaaagataaaacggttcgaaccgtttcGGCGAAATAAGTCGAAGTATTTGTCAACATGATCATATGAACGCCCCGAAACGGGTTCGTTCCGTTTTATTCCCCCCGAGGTAGTCTATaacggttcagaataaaatAGTTTCGgggaattgtcatcatgaacgcAATAGCGTCGTGAAATTGTTTTGCCTCAGTGTTTATGACGTCGTACACCGGGTACGTAGACTCATAGTCCGAAGCGTCACTCTTGGTGTACGTAGTAAAGTCAGGAATGATTAGAGACACATCACAACAAAATGTGAACCAGCACACCCTATCGTATTCTTAAAGAATCATCCAAATTATCCTATTTAGGAAAtatttgtattctatatttccgTAGAGATAGGGAAGCTAATCCTTTTAAATTTCTCCAGTGCCAACACGATTTCTCACGGATGGCCCCCTTTCCAGAACGCACAATGTGAGATCATTCCTCCTCCTCCCACGATGCGTTCGAACGCCATGTTTACCGCAGTTGCCATGGACACGGATTCGAATTCTACACATTCGACAACTTCGTGCGCCTCCGAACAAGGTCAGGAAAAGTTTTCTCTCTcttgtttttggtgaaaatttggcacaaaaacttttgaaaagtcACAAACGTCAGTCATCCCTTACCTATAGGTGTTGTTTACATGCCAGTATGGCAGCTAAACCGTTTAAAAGCGTTCATATCTGGCAACACCAAGCACAAAAAGTTCGTAGAGTTCGAACCGATTTGGTTATCGCCAAGGTCACATGATGTACCAAAGTTACTATCGTTGGTAATGACACTTTCGCTCTGAAGGAAGACAGTTGAATCTTCCTAATACTCATAAGGTATTGAAGACAGTTTGTACTATGGGTAAACATCTTGCGTGGATGAAAACATGGACAGTTAAATTTTGGAAGATACTCATACTCAGGTTTCAGTTTTCGATTACGCCTGTAGGTTTGGGTTGTTCTGAGATCGAGAAAAGATTTTGTCTACCTACCGAAGAAATCTCCAACTGAGCCATGCCGTCGACTATGAAGAAAGTGAAAACCGAGTATGACTTGAGTACGATCGGGAGGCAGTTTGAGGTAAGTAGTGATTTTGTAAAGTCTCCGTtatagcccctgtcacacttgtgcgtatacccgttgcgtgtgagttgcgcattgacatgttttccatacgccgccgtgcgcacaatacgcatctCACATGCATCTCAATCGATTTGTGTCAGTTTTATGTACGCCGGCATATGCATGATACGGCCCAGTCGGCATGATAGTTTGGGGTATGAACGAAATTACTCTAATACGCAAGGCATACGTTATAGatatttttcgattattttgatgtatgtgtGAGGCACATCTAACATATGAATAAGGAAATGTGAGTCACACGTTCGTCAAAATAATAgaaaaattccacaactgtAGTGCGTACGGCTACGTATCGAATTTTGTCCACACgtaactcacacgcaacgggtatacgctcaagtgtgacagggcccttataaCTTAtaccgtatatatatatttgtgtattCCGCTTATTCATAACTAATCTTTAGTTTTGACATCCTTCCTCCCTTGCTAATATTCAAATCTCAGTTTGGAAGAAGATATCAAACGAATTTAGTTACGGTTGACTTTCACGCTTTCTGTATATGCCTTGTTCATTTTATTGAGCTATTCATGTGTTTAcccttttttgtttgtcttgctttgctgttttttgtttgttcgtttattttgttgttcttaTTCCATTGTGTTCCTTCTTCTACGTAGCCGGGGCCAGAGGGCGATGCGACCAGCTCGTTTACCGAGTAAGACCTGACCGTGTTTAGTTTGGTTTAACTAACAACGTTTATGATAATTACAAAACGAGAGAGGATAGAAGCCTATCTAAGCTGTATTATCCTACTCTGTAAGCGGGAAAGGGACTGTCTTTAAGCTACAAAACGAGTTTCAGTAGTATTGTCATCGTAACTATTTTGCCAGACACTTACTAGTTcatgttaagcccccctctcactggacccgcggcacgctggcggcgtcgctgcggccgatcgaattgacaaagcactcaacgaatttcatcgacaaaaaactaatATTTTAAAGCttcgtgtgttttattgtctttttggtcatacttgtatgttctgtatctgtatctatatagtcggtacaaccgccattaggcgtaacacaccagcttcgcaggcacgcggcgcggcagcagctggttttcaatgatattaccattatcaagtcaagggtaacacaaattcagtttagaacgcagcgacgccgccagcgtggcTTTACTTTTCAGAACTTCCCATGCAGAGAAGTAACCCGCATAGGCAATCGAACGCAGTGGCAAATGataagtacatatacatatagtacTGCCCGGTGCCTCTACAGTTATGTTTTATCAAATTTTCCATGATTCATCTGCAGCCCACCAAGGCTTCACATCAGCGACAACATCACCTCAGGAAAGAGCCCTGCCAGAAACGAGGAGTTCGTGTTGTACCGCAACAGCCAGGGACACTGGTTCAGGTTCGTCGGTCCTGCTACTCCTGAGTTGGAATCACAGTTCGATGTTCCTCGGGAAAACACCCTCCATAAGATCATCATGGTGTGTGAGGCAGCGGATAAGCAAAGCGTGGCAGTCGGCCGATTAGTCGCTGTGAACTACCGACCGGTACAGGGCAAGACGGCGGCTGAACTGTGTAACATGCTGAACAGATCTGCAGAAGATCTTCGGTTCAGTATCCAGCCACTGGACTTCCCACTCGCCACAGTACAGGGCATGCCTATGAGCAGCGAGCAGGAGCTTCCCAATGAGGAGGTGACACAAGAGAACAGCGCTAGTCAGCCGCAGGGTCACCCCGTCAAGCGTCGGCTGAGACGCGTCGCCTCCGTCTTGTCATCCTGCGGCAGGGCTCTCTGTTCATGCTGGCGATGATTATGCAGTAGAGACGTTCTATATTTTTAATATCGATATATATCTATAATCATtgtttccatgaaaaatggagatatttgttctgtgtgtttgtgccgccgctccggatttttgtagtcagctgcataactcaagaacctttggatggactaaaatgatatttggtatttgatcaggtgttgggaagccgattaaggtcgattttcggccccctggtatgttacttgatactacagcagaacttccgttttgtaTTATTTGACCTACacgtgccatggtcttgattttttggtggcagataacttgtgatgtaaggaattggtgtaggtttggacccagttgcagcttgctctggaactgcaggggcgtttttgttaaaatctccTAAAGAGAATAACTAAataaaggaacgacggatttccatgatgttAAGTATGCAGGTaccttagacagagatgtacataatgaagtacaCATTACGCAAAATGgcattaatttgcatgattaatgaggaaaatctatatttgcagtgttttccattatgggACTCAAATACTTCtaatatatgtagtttatgcCCGGTGTAACATTAATAGATTCCAATTATGccaataaattcctaatttgcattattaatgcaaaagtgctaTATTTCTtccaagtggtaaatgattggactgtcaacattgtcacctgtgtaagttagttaaaggtgtacatgaccaagcatagattatgtgaaggtgaaattcatttgcatcattagaatatttcacagaggtatgaggtcttcgaACTCTCCTTGAAAAAATCTTTATGAAATGCAAACTCCAATTTGTTCAAAGTGGCGGCTATCGagctttgtatatttgttaaaaaacaatttttgtcatctcaaaatattcaaaacatgaAGGTGAGATTCTGACGTCATTGAAtgattacatgtacacgtattGTATGCAAAAGAGGTGTATGTTTTATAGATGCAGTATATATTTgtatggacaattttgtagatATTTGTAAGGAACACAATACTTACTTGTATGTATGCCTTTTACGCAAAGAAGATTATAGCTATATTCATAACATATTTATTCTACTGAGCCCGATGTTAAAAAATTAAAGATACAGcatttttttggcgacacctcaggggcgagccaaatgatatagtattgtgtgcagattgcaactattctaggaattgtacaggcatgtgtccataggcatattaagacaatgagaatgttaggaatgttagtcagacagaaagcctccctcgagacattcctcctagataacctagacaggaagctacatctgtctaccagatgtgccaggcttatgtatacatgacccatttaagacctaaGCTCTACAGTAAtcttgctcttttctaaaacaatgtgtgtctgttacaatgtttttagacaccctaatgctggtccttacaactgtaagatttaatgtctttcttcggggaacaggtcataactgcatcaactctgtactgataacgattgtgcacacgctgcttcagttacctatacaagcagattaattaaagggcattaacctcattcatgacattgggaacatgtccaagccagatcgatcaatgaaaaatttcactgtcgcaaggaaatttatcaagccagttgtactagtactagatgattatcctgctgataagatgccactttcttgctgatataatcctttacacttccaagaacacatgggacacatttttacacaacaacatttctgtggattaagattcccaggctggcatttcattagggctccaggaattactggcaaataCCTTTATGACTGGTATTCctgtgggactcgaattccatcctggcattccatcctggtattccatcctggcattccatcctggcattccatcatgggattccatcctggcattccatcatgGGATTCTATCCTGacattccatccttagctaacatccctggccattcacgccctagaggacttagttctatagttcatggaacataagtgtacaaactgttgcatggtgtatgctgtgtctgttggtaagtggactatgatgttaaaatttgtgtagatttggcctaacatgttcatgtaaacagcagtcctatcaaagtagaatagtcattgtgtatggtgggaacccggtccgtgggctgttttcagttgtcatgatcaggctgtgatgaaattgatgttcattctggcagtggggtgggtctggtagaatctagtggaactgtcgctgtctgtgtgtgtgcgtgtctgtgtatttgtccagtagaataggtacccgtcagcccttttcgttagaaatcctgtatgaacagcaccacctaacaatgtgccctaagcagggtacagtaaaaattaaaacaacaaccatcgtcgccatggcaatgtctttttatcattgccagtcttgtttcAAATTGTGCTTAACTGCATTGGAAACCGACTTCTACTGTTTTgatcaatacatacatgtgtctTCTTCAGTTCATACAGGTCTGTGGTGTAAACACAAGCCAGTATAATACAATTGTCTTTGAAGTGCATGTAGTTACATTGTAGTTTCATTCATTGTAAGGTTGTATAACTCATAAACTAagaatgtaaatgcagaagagCAAACTCAGTCTGGATTCACTTATGAACATTTTCTTTGGAATAGACAACATCGTTTGAAAGTATCTTTTCTGCGGAGCAAGAGTCAACCATATGATCGAATCCATTTAGTATCCAATACATTATTCCATAACAAGGTGTATTTATTCAAAATGGTACTTTACAAAATAATGATTTcctttccaacatctgcttgggggaAGCACTTTTAGTGATATGTTTGGAAAAAAGTTAGTTCTTTAACCTAACGTTAACATAAGTATGTTCTAATTTTCCCCTCTCATTTCATTCGGCACATTTGCGAAGAAATAATTCTCACATCCGGTTGGTGCGTGGAAACGAAGCCTTCCTTAGTTGTTTTATTCACCAAAATATTTTTGGGTTGCTCCCTcgtaagaaaaacaaattactACGTGTGTAAGTCACAATCATTTATTGGAAATGATACAATGCAACAGAAAATAGAAAAAGCCTTTTaacagaaaacatgtacaagGTTAATCTAAAACTAATAACATCTTTGAACTCCAAGTTAGTATAATCATATAGAAGTTAGTACTAAGATTATCGGTCAAAGTCAAATACAATAGCTTCAATAACTAATATGTACTGGCACATCCCAATCTATAAGAGCTTCAACAAACAGAACCGATACCTTTCTGTACAACAGGAACAAAATCTAGCTCTATCATCAATGGTTAAACATTGCAGAAAATATCTAACATCTAAGGCCTTAAACGATTCGATTCGTCAATCATAGAAGAGTACACTTTGCCAGATGTTTGGGTTCGTTTCAATGAGTAGATCTAAAGACACACTTTTCTTCCCTTTCGTTTCAGCTACCCTAACACCTACACTAGACTTAGTAACTCTCTACGGTTGTTACATTGATATGCATGGCAGTTCGCTAGTGTTGAGtttgcatgtgtctcttcaaatGAGATGGCCTAGGGTAgcttttgttgcatttttcacatctgtacggtttctcaccggtgtgggtACGAATATGGCTCTTCAGAGTACCCAGCTCACGGAACtgtttgccgcactcctcacactggtacggtttctcaccagtgtgggtccgAATATGGTTCTTCAGAGTtttcagctcactgaactgcttgccgcactcctcacatctgtacggtttctcaccagtgtgaatctGCATATGGGTCTTTAGAGTACCAAGCAGACTGAACTGTTTgtcgcactcctcacatctgtacggcttctcaccagtgtgagttcgcatgtgggTCTTAAGAGCATACACCTGACTGAACTGACTGCCGCACTCCTTGCACTgatacggtttctcaccagtgtgggtccgAATATGCTTCTTCAGAGCACCCAGCTGACCGAACtgtttgccgcactcctcacatctgtacggtttctcaccagtgtgcgtcTTCATATGAGTCTTCAAAGTACTCAGCAGACTGAATTgcttgccgcactcctcacatctgtacggcttctctccagtgtgagtccgtTTGTGTCTAATCAGATCTCCCGTGAAACTGAACTGCTTGTTGCATTCCTCACATCTGTGcggcttctcaccagtatgggtaCGAATATGGGTCTTCAGagtacccagctcactgaactgtttgccgcactcctcacatctgtacagtttctcgccagtgtgcgTCTTCATATGAGTCCTTAGACCACTCAGCCGACTGAAGCTTTTGTTGCAGTTTTCACActggtacggtttctcaccactgTGAGTTCGCATATGTTGTTTCAAATTACCCAGCAGGCTGAAGGATTTCATACAGTTCTCACActggtacggtttctcaccagtgtgcgtcTTCATATGGGTATTCAAAGAACTCAGCCGACTGAATTgtttgccacactcctcacatctgtgcggcttctcaccagtgtggttACGAATATGGttcttcagattactcagctgaatgaactgtttgccgcactcctcacacctgtacagtttctcgccagtgtgagttttcatgtgaGTCTTGAAAGTA
Protein-coding regions in this window:
- the LOC136437443 gene encoding zinc finger protein 569-like; protein product: MENSKQLWEGLVNNSNSQYGIDEINNMEIQTQPCTGETTCKESNGTETREKQHKCEKCNKQFSWPSALKRHKKTHTGEKPYQCEKCHKRFSRLGGLKSHMKTHTGEKPYRCEECGKQFSRLSTFKTHMKTHTGEKLYRCEECGKQFIQLSNLKNHIRNHTGEKPHRCEECGKQFSRLSSLNTHMKTHTGEKPYQCENCMKSFSLLGNLKQHMRTHSGEKPYQCENCNKSFSRLSGLRTHMKTHTGEKLYRCEECGKQFSELGTLKTHIRTHTGEKPHRCEECNKQFSFTGDLIRHKRTHTGEKPYRCEECGKQFSLLSTLKTHMKTHTGEKPYRCEECGKQFGQLGALKKHIRTHTGEKPYQCKECGSQFSQVYALKTHMRTHTGEKPYRCEECDKQFSLLGTLKTHMQIHTGEKPYRCEECGKQFSELKTLKNHIRTHTGEKPYQCEECGKQFRELGTLKSHIRTHTGEKPYRCEKCNKSYPRPSHLKRHMQTQH
- the LOC136437533 gene encoding zinc finger protein 782-like, with the translated sequence MENSKKLGECFINNNKPQRGSDEINNMDIQTQPCTGEKTRNETREKQHNCEECNKQFSLQRDLIRHKRTHTGEKPYRCEDCGKRFSELSTLKNHIRTHTGEKPYQCKECGKQFSRLSTLKIHVRTHTGEKPYQCKECGSQFSELGALKTHMRTHTGEKPYRCEECGKQFSRLSTLKTHMQTHTGEKPYQCEKCMKSFSLPCYLKQHMRTHSGEKPYQCENCNKSFSQLYVLKTHMRTHTGEKLYRCEECGKQFSGLGTLKNHIQTHTGEKPYLCEKCGKRFSRLGTLKRHVRTHTGEKPYQCEKCMESFSLLDSLKQHMRTQH